The Zingiber officinale cultivar Zhangliang chromosome 9A, Zo_v1.1, whole genome shotgun sequence genome window below encodes:
- the LOC122021298 gene encoding heavy metal-associated isoprenylated plant protein 32-like isoform X1 has translation MSREGDSLKLLKTQACVMRVNICCDGCQKKVKKVLLKTDGVQDVCISVEERKVTVTGSVEPDVLVKKLNKAGKHAELLSVKGGGGGGGKGQSLTGLLQKLQLEHQIKENGKAQKEGGGGGKEQKGQPVAETQQEGKGYKDFKFPSFKDLKIPFKKDNGKAAAKLDPSPKEELDDGSDFDDEFDDFEDEDEDDEELSDLDEYSDDEPMMKPKAKDKGGEKGINGGGKIAGGGNNNNKGGNINSNSHAHNGGPSSNKGGGNNNAKGGGLPIGQPHMMGQFGNMQPPMGLMGSNNAQGPPAGAYIPPETMAGGVNPYQQQYLQALMQQQQQQRMMMNGLDRPAFQPMGYGYGPQLMYAPQPHPYTVFSDENPNGCSIM, from the exons ATGAGCAGAGAAGGAGACAGCCTCAAACTCTTGAAAACGCAG GCCTGCGTGATGAGAGTGAACATATGCTGCGACGGGTGCCAGAAGAAGGTGAAGAAGGTGCTTCTCAAGACTGACG GAGTGCAGGATGTGTGTATCAGTGTGGAGGAGAGGAAGGTGACCGTGACAGGAAGTGTCGAGCCGGACGTCCTGGTGAAGAAGCTCAACAAGGCCGGGAAACATGCAGAGCTGCTGTCTGTTAAGGGCGGCGGCGGTGGGGGTGGAAAGGGGCAGAGCCTCACTGGCCTGCTCCAGAAGCTGCAGCTGGAGCATCAGATAAAGGAAAATGGAAAGGCCCAAAaggaaggcggcggcggcgggaaGGAGCAGAAAGGCCAGCCAGTGGCAGAGACGCAGCAGGAGGGCAAAGGGTACAAAGATTTCAAGTTTCCAAGTTTCAAGGACCTCAAGATCCCATTCAAGAAGGACAACGGCAAAGCAGCAGCCAAACTGGATCCTTCCCCCAAGGAGGAGCTTGATGATGGCAGTGATTTTGATGACGAATTCGATGATTTcgaggacgaggacgaggacgaTGAGGAGCTCAGCGACTTGGATGAGTACTCTGATGATGAGCCGATGATGAAGCCAAAAGCTAAAGACAAGGGAGGAGAGAAGGGAATTAATGGCGGTGGTAAAATTGCTGGTGGaggaaacaacaacaacaagggtGGAAATATCAATAGCAACAGCCATGCTCATAATGGCGGACCATCATCCAACAAGGGTGGTGGGAACAATAATGCCAAGGGAGGGGGCCTTCCAATAGGCCAACCTCACATGATGGGTCAATTTGGTAATATGCAACCGCCCATGGGCCTAATGGGGAGCAATAATGCTCAGGGCCCTCCGGCCGGAGCCTACATACCGCCGGAGACCATGGCTGGCGGCGTGAACCCTTACCAACAGCAGTACCTACAAGCACTCATGCAGCAACAGCAGCAGCAGAGGATGATGATGAACGGCCTTGACCGACCAGCCTTCCAACCGATGGGCTATGGATACGGCCCGCAGCTGATGTATGCGCCGCAACCGCATCCATACACCGTGTTCAGCGACGAGAACCCCAACGGTTGCTCAATCATGTGA
- the LOC122021298 gene encoding heavy metal-associated isoprenylated plant protein 32-like isoform X2, with product MRVNICCDGCQKKVKKVLLKTDGVQDVCISVEERKVTVTGSVEPDVLVKKLNKAGKHAELLSVKGGGGGGGKGQSLTGLLQKLQLEHQIKENGKAQKEGGGGGKEQKGQPVAETQQEGKGYKDFKFPSFKDLKIPFKKDNGKAAAKLDPSPKEELDDGSDFDDEFDDFEDEDEDDEELSDLDEYSDDEPMMKPKAKDKGGEKGINGGGKIAGGGNNNNKGGNINSNSHAHNGGPSSNKGGGNNNAKGGGLPIGQPHMMGQFGNMQPPMGLMGSNNAQGPPAGAYIPPETMAGGVNPYQQQYLQALMQQQQQQRMMMNGLDRPAFQPMGYGYGPQLMYAPQPHPYTVFSDENPNGCSIM from the exons ATGAGAGTGAACATATGCTGCGACGGGTGCCAGAAGAAGGTGAAGAAGGTGCTTCTCAAGACTGACG GAGTGCAGGATGTGTGTATCAGTGTGGAGGAGAGGAAGGTGACCGTGACAGGAAGTGTCGAGCCGGACGTCCTGGTGAAGAAGCTCAACAAGGCCGGGAAACATGCAGAGCTGCTGTCTGTTAAGGGCGGCGGCGGTGGGGGTGGAAAGGGGCAGAGCCTCACTGGCCTGCTCCAGAAGCTGCAGCTGGAGCATCAGATAAAGGAAAATGGAAAGGCCCAAAaggaaggcggcggcggcgggaaGGAGCAGAAAGGCCAGCCAGTGGCAGAGACGCAGCAGGAGGGCAAAGGGTACAAAGATTTCAAGTTTCCAAGTTTCAAGGACCTCAAGATCCCATTCAAGAAGGACAACGGCAAAGCAGCAGCCAAACTGGATCCTTCCCCCAAGGAGGAGCTTGATGATGGCAGTGATTTTGATGACGAATTCGATGATTTcgaggacgaggacgaggacgaTGAGGAGCTCAGCGACTTGGATGAGTACTCTGATGATGAGCCGATGATGAAGCCAAAAGCTAAAGACAAGGGAGGAGAGAAGGGAATTAATGGCGGTGGTAAAATTGCTGGTGGaggaaacaacaacaacaagggtGGAAATATCAATAGCAACAGCCATGCTCATAATGGCGGACCATCATCCAACAAGGGTGGTGGGAACAATAATGCCAAGGGAGGGGGCCTTCCAATAGGCCAACCTCACATGATGGGTCAATTTGGTAATATGCAACCGCCCATGGGCCTAATGGGGAGCAATAATGCTCAGGGCCCTCCGGCCGGAGCCTACATACCGCCGGAGACCATGGCTGGCGGCGTGAACCCTTACCAACAGCAGTACCTACAAGCACTCATGCAGCAACAGCAGCAGCAGAGGATGATGATGAACGGCCTTGACCGACCAGCCTTCCAACCGATGGGCTATGGATACGGCCCGCAGCTGATGTATGCGCCGCAACCGCATCCATACACCGTGTTCAGCGACGAGAACCCCAACGGTTGCTCAATCATGTGA